TTCCAGCGGCTACCGTCGCCCACAAAAGCCCGAATCAGTTGGCCCATATGCCCAATCGCCAGCGTGACGCTGTGAAAGCCGTAGTGCGACAACTGGTGCAGCACGATTTCCAAAATGGCGTACTGATCGCCAATCGGCACCAGCGGCTTGGGCACGCAAGTGGTGTAGGGACGCAAACGGGTGCCTTTTCCTCCAGCTAAAATAACGGCGTGCATCAGCAGACTCCTTTAAGCATCCAAGAGGGCGAAGGGAGAGGCGGCGGTTGAGACGGTGTTGGTTGAGTTGGTGTGTTGGCTCAGTGGCGGCGTTTAGATGGTGTACTGACCGACTTTGTAGTGGGCTAGGTTGCGCTCGTCCAAAAACCACTGGCTGGTTTGCTCCAGTCCGGCGTGCAGCGGGTACTGCGGCTCCCAGCCGGTCAGGCGGCGCAGCGCCGAGCTGTCACTCACCAGCCGCATCACTTCTGAGGCGTCGGGGCGCAGCCGCTGGGCGTCTTCCTGAATTTCCACCCGCCGGTTCATGATGTCGGCCACCGCCTGAATCAGTGCACCCACCGAGATTTCAACGCCGGTGCCGGTATTCAGGGTCTGCCCCAGCACCTGACTGGCCTCGGCACGGCCCACCGCCACAAACGAAGCGGCGGTGTCGGCCACGTAATTAAAGTCGCGGGTGGGAGCCAGCGAGCCAATTTTGATGACCGGCTGCTTGGCGGCGATCTGCGAGATGATGGTGGGAATCACCGCGCGGGCCGACTGACGCGGGCCGTAGGTATTGAAGGGCCGCAGGGTCACGGCAGGCAGACCGAAACTCAGCACGTAACTTTCCACCAGTTTGTCGGCTCCCACTTTGGACGCAGCGTAGGGCGACTGGGCTTGCAGCGGGTGGCTTTCGTGAATGGGCACCTGAAGGGCGGTGCCGTAGACCTCACTGGTGGAAGTGTGAATCAGGCGCGGGGTGCCGAGTTCGCGGGCCGCCTCCAGCACATTCAAGGTGCCGATCACGTTGGTCTGCACGTAGGAATGCGGCGCTTGGTAAGAATATGGAATGGCTATCAAAGCCGCCAGGTGATAAACGACTTCTGCGCCCTGCATCAGGTCACGCACCGAACGCGGGTCGCGCACGTCGCCCAACATCACTTCGACGTGTTCCATCACGTCGGCGGAGAGCTGCTCTAACCAGCCCCAACTGGAAAAAGAGTTATAGAGCACCATCGCCCGTACTTTGAACCCTTCCTTGACCAGCGCTTCGACCAAATGCGAACCGATAAACCCTTCTGCGCCGGTCACGGCCACTAAATTATTCATGTCTTCTCCTTATGTTTGCCTGCAATGAGTCAGGTGCAGTTGAGTTGCTTGAGGGACGCTCTAGCCCTGCCGCCGAATTACTGGAAGTGACGAAGGTCACGTACGGCCGCCCAGGTGCCGAGGAGCAGCAGCGCGGTGCACAGGCCAGCACTGAGGGCGTAACTACCGCTGACCCCCTCGCCCAGCGCTCGCAGCCCCAGTTGGGTCAGCAGCGACGCGCCCCATACCAGCAGCACGCGGGGCAGCAAACCGAAATTAATCAGCAAACCGCTGAGCAGCAAGGCGGCGGCCAGCGCCAGATGTCCGGCCAGCAGTTCACTCGGCAGCGCCGCACCTGGGAGAAGCACGCCGAGGAGCAGGTAGCCGAGGAGCAGCAAGCACAGGTAGCCTGCACCCCAGCCCAGCACCCCCGAGAAGCCGTTCCAGATGATGCTGGGCAAACTGGACGAGCGGGTGGCCTGCGAGCGCAGCATTTGCTGAATGCGCCTCAACGTGCGCTCCAAGACGCCCATGCTCAGCACCAACGGCACAACGCTCCACGACCAGCCCAGCAAACCCGCGCCGCTCGCCTGAGATGCAGAGCCAGCGCTGAGTAGCACCAGCGACAAGAAGGCGGCGCACAGCCAGCCGTAGACGCCGTAAGGCAGCGAGGCGACTATTTGGCGCAGGCTGGGGCCGCCTGCCGCTCGGGGAGTCAGACCGGAATTTGAAAACAGTGGCGGGCAGGTGGCGTGCCAGGCGGCCAGCAGCGGCAGGCCCACCGCCAGCAGCAACACGCTGGCCGCCTGTATCGCCACGCCAAAACCGGGAGCAGCCCCCAACCAACTTACGCTGAGCCAATCGGGATTCAGGGCGCTGAAGAAGCTTAGCAGCAGCGCGGGCAGCAAGCTCAGCAGCAACCAGGTTTCGCGCTCCAGCACCAGGAGCGCGGTGGCGGCGGCCAGATAAATGGCAATCGCCAGCGTCACCAGCGTGACGGTGAGAACATTGTGGCCGGTGGCCAGCGCCACTGCTGCGCCCAGCAGCCCGCTCAGGATGACGGCGGCGCTACCCGCACGTCTGAGCATCGCCCGCGCCTCATTCTGGCCCGCCGCCAAGCTGAAATAACCCAGATACGCCACGCTCTGCATCCAGCCCCAGCCAAATAGCGAGGCCAGCAGCAATCCCAAACTGGCCCCCTCACCCCAACCCAGTTGCAGGGCGGCGGGCGACCAAGCGGCGGGCAACAGATAAATCAACCCACGCATGAGGTCGCGCCACAGCGGTCTGTTCGCCTGGGGCAGCAACCAGATCGGCTGAGCAGGGCGGTACGGCACCAACTGAAACAGCCGCTCAGCGCAGGCAAACACGTTCGCGTCCCCAAACCGCTCTTGAATGAGTGCGTCGGTAAAACCCTCGGATTCCAGAATGGCGGCCAGTTCGTAGGGATGCACTGCCCGCACGCAGGCCGAGTTGAGCCGCCGTGAAAGCTGGGCCAACGGGTCGGCGGAGCGCAGCTGAGCGCCGCCGTAGTAAAGTGGCGCGGCGGTTTCGCTGCCGTATGCTTTCCGGGCTGCAGAGCCGGCGTTAGAGGCGCTCACGAGAGGTTGTCCTGGGCGCTCCGGGCGTGCGTCAGTTTGACATACGGGTAAACGTGGCGGTAAACGTGCAAGAAGTTTTCGAGCGTGAACTCGGCAAACACCCGTGTCCGGGCCGCTGCGCCCAGACGGCGGCGCAGATCGTCATTGCCCAGCAAGCTGAGGCTGGCCCGCGCAAAGGCTTGGTGATCCCGCGAGGGCACGATCAGACCAGTTTCGCCCAGCGCCTCGGTGACGCCGCCCACATCGGTGGCTACTGTGGCCCGCCCCGAGGCCATCGCTTCGATCAGCGTGTAGGGAAAGCCCTCAGAGATGCTGGAGAGCGCCACTATGTGCCCGGCGTGGTAAGCGTCCACCACATCGGCAATTCGGCCCTCGAAGGTGGCTTTGTGGGTCAGACCAAATTGCCCGATGAGGCGCTGACAGTGTTCGGCGTAGGCTTCGTTGCCGCTGGGCACTGCGCCGAACATCCGCAATTTGGCGTTGGGCATCGCCTCGCTGACTTCGCCAAAAGCACGAATCAGGGTCTCCAAGTCTTTGAGTGGGTCAATCCGGCCTACCCAGGTGATGGTCGGGTCGCTGGGTTCTTGGGTCGCAGGCGGAAAAAAGCTGGGGTTGATGCCGTTATAAACCGGACGAATCCGCGCAACGTCGGCTCCTTGCTGAAGCTCCCAGCGTTCGTTGTAGTGTGAGCCAGGCGTGATGTAATCGGCCATCACATAAGCTGAGCGCGACAGTAAGCTGTAAAAGCGCAGCAAAAATGACTTGAAGGCGGCGCTGTGGGTGCTGTAGCGCAGCTCCAGATAGCGCTCACGCAGATAAACGCCGTGCTCGGTCATGATGAAGGGGGTGCCGTAAGCCCATTTGCTGGTAAAGGCCAGCAGTGGACTCAAGCCATTGGACGCTGAGTGGCACAATTCCGCTTTGGGCGGCGGACACGACAAAGGCCGCAGAAAATGTTCGAGCCAGGTGCTGGCCTGCAAAGCGTCGGCGAGGTTGGGACGCAGCAGCAGCGGCCCACGCCGGAGGTGCTGCTCATCACTCGGCAGACCGCGCCCGCGCCACAGATCGTACATCAGGGCGATATTGCGCCGGGTGGTCAGCGCCCGCGTCAGATCGCCACTCTGGGCGTAGCTAAATAGCCGTCTGAGGGCGCTCAGAAATTCAGTGGAATCCTCCGATGACCCAAATAAGCTGCTGAGGAGTTGCGCGTAAGCGTCGTCCAGCTCAGATTGGGTATAAAGGCCACGCCGCGCCCAGCTTGTGCCCAGGCCGGGCAGTAGCGCTTTGGGTTGGTTAGCAGCTCTGGGAGCGGCGTCCCACAGCGGCACGCTGACCAACCGCTCCACATTACTCGGCAGCGTCCAGCTCGGCGTCTTTATCCGCTGCCCGCTGATGGCGTACACCTGAAACCGGTGCTCAGGCAAGCCTGCAATCAGTTGGTCGCACCACACGCTGACCCCACCCTGCATATGCGGATATGTTCCTTCACAAAGAAGCGCTATTTGCACCTTTGGGCCTCCAATTCACTTACTTCAAGCACTATCGGTTCTGCAAATCTCTAATGTCGGCTCTAGATCTTGTTTGCAAATTCTTTTCACAAGTCAATCTCAAAGTGGACACGGTTATCCCAACCTTGCAAAAATGCAATGGGCCTATGTTCTTCAAGCTCCGCCAGACGCCGCTCTTGTTCAGCGCAGCGCTCTTGAAGCCGCCGGAATTCATCAAGTAGCATTTGGAAAGCCAAGGCTTGCTTACTTTCTGACGCGAGATCGTGGTGCGAGTTTAATAAAAGTGCCAGCTTGCTTTTCATGACGGCTTCCTCCACGGCGTATCGCTCCCTCGGCAAGGGTCAATGAGCACAACAACCAGGCCAACTCCTTTAGCCAACAAAGAAGTCAATAATTCAGCAACCAGCCAAGCTCTATTGCTTGGACTGCTGAAATTGATGCCGTAGTGTAAACGGCAAGGTGTTAAAGACTTGTTAAAAGCTTCTGTTCTTTTTCTAAGAAACGTTAAAAGTAGATTTTAACGTTTCATGTTCAGACAAATTAGATTGGAGTCAACAGTCAAGGTCCAGATTGACAGAAAGGTGCTATGGTAGACCTATGCCTGAAAAATTGAACGGCACGTCTGGCGACTTTCAGACCCGCGCTCTAGAAATAGCTTCCAATCTCTCCAGCATTGGCAATTTGGACCACGGCGGCAAACAAGGTGAAGAGTGGACGCGGGCGCGGGCGACGTATATCCGCGAACTGTACGACATTCTGACGGCCTCTGAGCGTCAGCAACCACAGCTCAGCGCCGCCGACTAAAGTGAAAGAGACCGCAAGAAACGTCCCGTGGGGCCTTAATCAGCTCCACGGGACGTTTCTTGCGATTCAGCAGATTAGGGGCAGCTCTGCTTGCTGTATCCGGCCATCCCCGCCCCTCTGAGGTCTAAATCGCGCTTGATGGAGTTGATTTTGAGTCTGTCTGATAGGGCGCAGTCGAGTGTCAAACCGGCTTTGTATTCCGCGTTGAGTGCCAGTTTGCCGCGTTTGGTGTATTCGGCCAGAGCGCTGCACTCGCCCTGCTCTTGGCACTGCTCATTCAAGATGCCGTCAAACTTGTCCACCATCATTTTCCCAGTGCGGTCTTTGAGCAAAATCTTATCGGGACCGTTTTTCTGAAAGACTGCTAAGCCGTAGGCGTGGGCCTGGTCGGCCACCCAACCATTAAAGTCAATTTGCTGTTGGGTGGTGATTTTGCCGCCCTTCACATTTTCATCATTTTGCAAATTATCCGGTTCAATAGCGGCGAAACCTTTGTCTTTACACATCTGGAAGCGTTTCTTTAAAATAGCAGCCAGCGCCGAATTGGGCTTAAATACGTCCGTGACATCTAGAAAGTACTCGGCGGGCCAATCGGGGTCTTGCTGCACTTTGAGATACGCCGGATACTGCGCCGAATCGGGGCGGCCCGGTTCGTAGCTGCCCACATCCAAGTAACATACGGTATACAGCCCCTGGGCATTGAGCTGCGCGACTTTGGCGGCTGAAGTGTT
The DNA window shown above is from Deinococcus detaillensis and carries:
- a CDS encoding SDR family NAD(P)-dependent oxidoreductase → MNNLVAVTGAEGFIGSHLVEALVKEGFKVRAMVLYNSFSSWGWLEQLSADVMEHVEVMLGDVRDPRSVRDLMQGAEVVYHLAALIAIPYSYQAPHSYVQTNVIGTLNVLEAARELGTPRLIHTSTSEVYGTALQVPIHESHPLQAQSPYAASKVGADKLVESYVLSFGLPAVTLRPFNTYGPRQSARAVIPTIISQIAAKQPVIKIGSLAPTRDFNYVADTAASFVAVGRAEASQVLGQTLNTGTGVEISVGALIQAVADIMNRRVEIQEDAQRLRPDASEVMRLVSDSSALRRLTGWEPQYPLHAGLEQTSQWFLDERNLAHYKVGQYTI
- the pelF gene encoding GT4 family glycosyltransferase PelF; amino-acid sequence: MQIALLCEGTYPHMQGGVSVWCDQLIAGLPEHRFQVYAISGQRIKTPSWTLPSNVERLVSVPLWDAAPRAANQPKALLPGLGTSWARRGLYTQSELDDAYAQLLSSLFGSSEDSTEFLSALRRLFSYAQSGDLTRALTTRRNIALMYDLWRGRGLPSDEQHLRRGPLLLRPNLADALQASTWLEHFLRPLSCPPPKAELCHSASNGLSPLLAFTSKWAYGTPFIMTEHGVYLRERYLELRYSTHSAAFKSFLLRFYSLLSRSAYVMADYITPGSHYNERWELQQGADVARIRPVYNGINPSFFPPATQEPSDPTITWVGRIDPLKDLETLIRAFGEVSEAMPNAKLRMFGAVPSGNEAYAEHCQRLIGQFGLTHKATFEGRIADVVDAYHAGHIVALSSISEGFPYTLIEAMASGRATVATDVGGVTEALGETGLIVPSRDHQAFARASLSLLGNDDLRRRLGAAARTRVFAEFTLENFLHVYRHVYPYVKLTHARSAQDNLS